The DNA region ACGAGGCACCGCGCGGCACGGCCGCCGCCACGGGCCCGACCGCCGCCGGCGGCACGGGCACGCCGGGGGAACCGGCCGCCGACGGCCCCGCGCCCGGGCCCGCCGCGCTCGCCGCGGCACCGCCCGAGGGGGCGAAGGGAGTGGGCACCGACCCGCTCACCGACGACGAGCTGAAGCGGGCCGAGGCGCTGGCGCTGACCCCGCCGGCCGCCTCCGCCCAGCGCAACACCGGGGGCGGCCGGGGACCGCAGCGCCTCGGCACCGAGCTGGCCGACCCGCGGCCCGGCGAGGAGACCGGCGGACCGCGTCGCGCCGTGGTCCGCCTCTACGACTACGGCCGCGACGAGCTCGTCACGAAGACCGTGAACCTCGACACGGGGAAGGTGGAGGCCTCCGGCGCGCAGCGCGGCGTCCAGCCCTCCGCCCACCCCGAGGAACTGAAGGCCGCGCTGCGGCTCATCCTCGACAGCCCGCTCGGCAAGGGCGTCAAGGACGACTACAAGGACGCCACCGGCAAGGAGCTCACCGGACCGGACCAGCTGTGGTTCAACGGCGACGTCTACCGCACCTACCGGGAGAAGGACGTGCCGCCGCAGCTCGCGAAGTGCGGCGAACACCGCTGCGTCCGGCTCGTCACCAAGGTGCTCAACGGCGCCTGGATCGACACCCGCGGCCTGATCGTCGACCTCAGCGCCCGCACCGTCACCCGCGTCGGCTGACCACCGGCCCGGACCGGGTCGGCCGACCACCGGCCCGGCATCACGTCCCCGCATGACCGTACCGAGGGAGTACGTCCGCATGTCCTCTTCGCGACTCCGGCACGCCCGCACAGCCCGCACCACGGGCGCCGTTCTCGCCGCCGGCGCCCTGCTCGGCGCCGCCACCGCCACCGCCACCCCGGCGAGCGCGGCCCCGGCCGCCCCGGCCGCCCCCGCCCCGCCGCCGGCGGCCGACTGTTCCGCCGCGTACCGCGTCGAGCAGAAGCTCGACGGCGGCACCGTCTGGCGCATGTGCTGGCGCTATTCGACCGACTCCGGCCTGATCCTGGACAAGGTCACCTACCAGCCGCCCGGCGAGCGCGCCCCGATCCGCGTCCTCAACAGCGCCAAGCTCGCCCAGATCCACGTCCCGTACGACGACGGCAACGCCGAGTACGACGACCTCACCGGCGCCGGCTTCGGCTGGGGCCTGCAGGGCCTCAAGCCCGGCGAGTGCCCCGGCGGCACCATCACCTCGGTCAAGGTGCCCGACGTCGGCAAGGTCAACGGCCTGTGCACCACCACCCGGGCCCGCGGCCACGCCTACCGGATGGCCGCCGACAGCCCCGGCAAGGTGTGGCAGGCGCAGGGCAAGGACCTGCTCGTCTACACCGTCAACAAGGTCGGCTGGTACGAGTACATCAGCGAGTGGCGGTTCTCCTCCGACGGAATGATCTCGGCCAACGTCGGCGCCACCGGCAGCCTCTCGCCGGTCGACTACAACGCCACCGACGGGCGCGGCTGGCCGATCGGCAAGGGCGCCCGCGACTACGCCACCAGCCACGCCCACAACGTCTTCTGGAAGCTCGACTTCGGCCTCGACGGCAACTCCAAGGGCCGCGTCGAGCAGTTCGACTCCAAGGTCACCCCGCCCGCCCGCGACGGCAGCCCGACCGTGAAGACCACCCGTACCGTCGTCACCAAGGAGCTCGCCGGCGACGCGAAGAACATGCGCTGGTGGCGGGTGGTGAGCCAGAACGGCAAGAACAAGGACGGCCACGCCCGTTCGTACGAGATCGTGCCGGGCCACACCAACACCTACGCCGGCCGCCCGTTCACGAAGCACGACGTCTACTTCACCCAGGCGCGCGCCTGTGAGCAGTTCGCCAGCAACAACATCCTGGACTGTGGCCGGAACGCGCCCACCAGCGTGGACAAATGGGTCAATGGGGAGACTCTGACCAACCCGGCGGTCTGGGTCAACATCGGGTTCCACCACATCGCCCGGGACGAGGACCAGCAGCCGATGCCGGTCCACTGGCAGGGATTCCAGCTCGCGCCCAGGGACGTAACCGCTATGAATCCGCTCACTCCGGCCGATCTCGCCGGTCAGAACGGCGCCCCGAATCTGGGCAGTTGAGCAACCGGCCCGGCGATCCTGCTGCACCGCCTTCCGCTTCCGGAGTACCCTTCCTTGATCGTTGTCGGGAGCAGAAGGCGGTGCGCGGGTGAGCTCGGGAGGTCTGGAGCTGCCCCCAGGCGAGGCGGGTCACGACGGGGGACCGGCCGACCCCGGCGAGGTGCCGCCCGGCGCGGTCTCCGTCGCCCGGCCGGTGGAGATCGGCGCCGAGCTGGAGTGGGGCGCGGAGGCGTGGAGCGAGGTGCGCACCCGGGCCCAGCGGGCCGGCCGCGCCTACATCTGGCTGAATCTCGTCGAACAGCGGCTGCGGGCCGTCGTCGCGGCCGTCCTCCGGCCGGTGTACGAGCCGGTGCACGGCGAGGAGTGGGTGGTGGCCGCAGCCGGGCCGGCCGGCCAGGAGTGGGTCCAGCGGGCGGTCGCCGTCCGCGAGGTGTCCCGCCGCAAGGGCTATCTGCTCGACCCGGCCGACGACAACGTGCTGAGCTTCCTCACCCTCCCGCAGCTGCGCGAGCTGATGGTGCAGCACTGGCCCTGCTTCGAGCCGTACTTCGACGACCGGCGCGAGGTCGAACTCGCCCTGGACGAGCTGGAGGTGACGCGCAACGTCGTCTCCCGCAACCGGGCCCTGTCGCTGACCGTGCTCGCCCAGTCCGAACGGGCCTCCGCCCGGCTCCTGGAGATCCTCGGGAGCGGGGCGGGGGTGCCCTCGGCGGACCGGCTGCCGGTCGACGCCGTCGAGGACCTGGTCGGCGACCGCTACGCGGACGTGGTGTCCGTGCACCCCGACCGGGTGCGGCTGCAGCGGCAGCTGCCCGCCGAGGACCTGTTCGGCGGGGCCCGCCGGCTCGACGCCACCGGCATAGGCCTGAACCTCCTCGTGCAGAACTTCTCCGGCCGGCGCATGGTCCACCTCGCCGAGTCCGGCTGCCGCATACGGCTGCTCTTCCTCAACCCGGCGAGCAGCGCGGTCAAGCGGCGCGAGCGCGAGCTCGGCCTGAAGAAGGGCGAGCTGAGCCGCTCGGTCGAGATGAACATCCTGCACATGCGCCGGGTGCGCTCCAGGCTGCGCGATCCCGGCGCCTTCCAGATCCACGTCTTCGACGAGACCCCGCGCTTCACCGCCTACCTGGTCGACGGGGACGGCCCCGACGGGGTCGCGGTCGTCCAGTCGTATCTGCGCAAGGCGCGCGGCATGGAGGCCCCGGTCTTCGTGCTGCGCGGCGGCGGACGGACTGTCGTCCGGGCCGGACAGGGCCCCGACACCGGTGCCGAACACGGACTTTTCTCGACATACCGGGAGGAATTCGAGTCGGTGTGGCTCGACTCCCGACCGGTCTCCTGACCGGTGCCCAGACCGGTGTCCTGACCGGTCTCCCGACGCCCGGCGACCGCGTTGTCAGTGGCGCGTGCGAAGGTTCTCAGCACCACGGGGGAGATCACGTAAGGAGGACCCGATGGCTTGGTACGGGGAAGAGCTGGCCGGCTTCGACCTGGAGACGACCGGTACGGAACCGCTGGAGGCCCGCATCGTCACGGCCTCGGTCGTCGGCGTCCACGGGGGCGAGGTGGTGCGCCGGCAGGACTGGCTCGCCGACCCCGGCATCCGCATCCCGGCGCAGGCGTCCGCGATCCACGGCATCAGCAACGAGCGCGCGGCGGCCGAGGGCCGGCCGGTCCGGGAGGTCGCCGACGAGATCGCCGACACCCTGACCGACTACTGGCGGCGCGGCGTCCCGGTCGTCGCCTACAACGCGTCCTTCGACCTGACCCTGCTCTCGGCCGAGCTGCGCCGGCACGGACTGCCCTCGCTCGACGAGCGGCTCGGCGGCCAGGGCATGGGGCCGGTCCTCGACCCGTACACCATCGACCGCGCCGTCGACCGCTACCGGCGTGGAAAGCGGACCCTGGAAGCGGTCTGCGGGGAGTACGGGGTGGAGCTCACCGCCGCCCACCAGGCCGCCGCCGACGCGCTCGCCGCGGTCCGGGTGGCCATCGCGATAGCCGAGCGGCACGCCTCGGTCGCCGCCCTCGACCCGGCCCGGCTCCACGAGCGCCAGATCGTCTGGTACCGGGAGTGGGCCGAGGACTTCCAGGCCTTCCTCAGGCGGAAGGGCGACCCGGAGGCGGTGGTGAACCCGGTGTGGCCGCTGCGGGAGCCGGCGCCGGTGGCGGGTTAGGCCGGGATCAGCCGTTCTCCTTGAGGAAGGAGAGCAGCAGTTCGTTCACCTTCTCCGGCTGGTCGAACTGGAGCCAGTGGCCGGCGTCCTCGACCCGCTCGTAGCGCCAGGAGCCGGCGACGTGCTCGGCGGAGTCCGTCATCGACCGCTCGGTGAGGAAGCGGTCGCCGGTGGACCACACGCCCAGGACGGGGACCTGCTCCGGGAGCGGTGACAGCGGGAGTTCCGGGGCGAACTGCACCTCGGCCGGAAGGCCCGAGCGGTAGATGTTCAGCGCGGCCGTCAGGCCGCCGGGCCGGCGAAGGGGCTCCAGCACGGCCTCCGCGTCCGGGTGCTCGGCGAGCATCTCGCGGAGGTTCGCGTAGTCGTCGTGGGCCAGCCAGGTCTCGGCGACGTCCGCGAGCTGGAAGAGGAGCATGTACCAGGAGCGCTGCTTCTGCTCCCAGCCCGCGCCGCGGACGGCCCCGATGTGGCCCACCGACAGGATCGTCAGGCTCGCCACCCGCTCCGGCGCGACCTGAGCCAGGGCCTGGGCGATGCCCGAGCCCCAGTCGTGGCCGACCAGGTGGAAGCGGTCGACGTCGAGCCGGGCCAGCAGTTCGAGGACGTCGCCCACGTGCTTCGCCGGGTGGTAAGCCTCCGGGCCGCCCTCCGGCCGGTCCGAGCCGCCGAAGCCGCGCAGGGTCGGCGCGATCGTCCGGAACCCGGCCGCGTTCAGGGCCGGGATCTGGTGGCGCCACAGCCGGTGCGAGTCGGGGAAGCCGTGCAGGAGCAGCACGACCGGTCCCTCGCCGCTCACCTCGACGTCCAGCGTGACGTCCGACAGTTCCATCCGCATCCCAACACCCCGTTCGATACCGGCAGGTTCGACAAGGCTGATGATGTCAGAAGGGGTACCAGCGCACCTCGGGGTCGCCGTCCCGCAGCGAGGCCACCCGCCGCTCGAACTCGGCCAGCGCCTTCGGGTTCGTCGGCGCGTGCTGGGCCACCCAGGCGCAGCTGGCGGTCTCCCGCGCCCCGCGCAGCACCGCGCAGCCCTCCCACTCGCGCACGTCCCAGCCGTAGGCGGTGGTGAAGGCGTCGTAGGCGGCCGGGTCCAGGCCGTAGCGGTCCCGGGAGAGGGCGAGCACCACGAGATCGTGCTCGCGCAGGTCCGAGGAGAAGGTCTCCAGGTCCACCAGGACCGGACCGTCCGGGCCGACGTGCACATTGCGGGGCAGCGCGTCGCCGTGGATCGGGCCGGGCGTGAGGTGCGGGACGAGGGCGGCGGCGGTCGGGGCGAAGGCGTCCCGGCGCTCGCGCAGATAGGCGGCGTCGGCCGGGTCGATCGCGTCGCCCGCGAGCCGCAGCCAGCGCTCCACCCCGGCAAGGAGTTCCCGCCGCGGCAGGTCGAGCCCGGCCGGCTCGGGCAGCGCGTGCACCGCCCGCAGCAGCGGCGCCAGATCGCGCGGCTCACTGGGCCGTACGGCCTCCGGCAGCCGGTGCCAGATGGTCACCGGGTGGCCCTCGGCAAGGAGCGGCTTGGGCTCCGCGGCCCGTACGGCGGGAACACCGGCCGATTCCAGCCAGCCGGCCAGGGCCAGCTCGCGCTCCGCGCGCGGCAGCAGCTCGGCGTCCCTGCCCACCTTCACCACCAGGTCGCCGAGCGCGAAGACCGCGTTCTCGCCGAGCGCGAGCAGGGTCGCGCCGGCCGCCCGCAGTCCCGCGGCGGCCAGGATCTCCCGGGCCCGCGCCTCGTCCATCGTTCTCTCCCCACAGCAGCTGCGCATGACGGATGCGAATACGCCAAAGTCTCGCATCCGTGCAGGTCACCTTGACGAACCGGCGGCCCGTCACGACGATGACCGAGTCCCAGACAGGCCTTAGGGTGACAAACCGGGCACAGGGGGGTCGATCGGTGAGTGTGACGACCGCGCCGAAGCGGTCCGCGGCGCGCAGCACCGCCCCCGCCCGGCCCCCGGGTCCCGGCCGCGACTTCGGCGCCTGGTTCCTCGTCCTGCCGGCCCTGCTGCCGATCCTGGTCCTCAGCGTCGGCCCGCTGCTCTACGGCATCGGGCTCGCCTTCACCGACGCCCAGTCCGGCCGCACCCAGGCCACCCGCTGGATCGGCACCCTCAACTTCCAGGACCTGCTGCACGACACCCTCTTCTGGGAGTCCTTCCGCATCGGCCTGCTGTGGGCGGTCGGCGTCACCGTCCCCCAGTTCCTGCTCTCCCTCGGCCTCGCGCTGCTCCTGAACCAGGAGCTGAAGCTGCGCTGGCTGGCCCGGGCGCTGGCGATCGTCCCCTGGGCGATGCCCGAGGTCGTCGTCGGCATCATGTGGCGCCTCGTCTACAACCCGGACGCGGGCGTCCTCAACGAGACCCTGCGCGACCTCGGCCTCGGCGACGGGCGCGCCTGGCTGAGCGGCCTCGGCACCGCGCTGCCCGCCGTGATCGTGGTCGGCGTCTGGGCAGGCATGCCACAGACCACGGTCGCCCTGCTCGCCGGGGTGCAGAACACCCCGCGCGAGCTCCACGAGGCCGCCGCCCTCGACGGCGCCGGCGCCTGGCGCCGCTTCCGTACGGTCACCTGGCCCGCCTTGCGCCCCGTCGCCCTCGCCATCACCTCCCTCAACTTCATCTGGAACTTCAACTCCTTCGCCCTGGTCTACGTCCTGACCAACGGCGGACCCGGCGGCCGCACCCGTCTACCCATGCTCTTCGCCTACGAGGAGGCCTTCCGCTACGGCCAGTTCGGCTACGCCGCCGCCATGGGCTGCGTGCTGGTCGCCGTCGTGTCCGTACTGCTCGCGCTGTACCTCGTCGGACGCCTCAAGGGGGATCAGGACCGGTGAGCGCCTTCCGTACGCGCGGGGCCGCCCGCGCCGGCCAGTACGCCGCGCTCCTCGCGTATCTGGTCTTCCTCGCCTTCCCGTTCCTGTGGCTGGTCTCCACCGCCTTCAAACCGGCCACCGAACTGGGCTCCCTGCACCCCACCTGGATCCCGCGGGACCCCACCCTCGCCAATTTCCGGCAGGCCTTCGAGGAACAGCCGCTGCTCCGCGCCGCCGGGAACAGCCTGCTCGCCGCGGTCGCCGCCGCCCTGATCGCGGTCGCCGTGGCCACGCCCATGGCCTACGTCCTGGCCCGGCACCGCTCCCGGCTCACCGCCGCCGCCACCGGCTGGGTCGTGGTCAGCCAGGCCTTCCCCTTCGTCCTCCTGATCATCCCGCTCTTCCTCGTCCTCAAGAACCTGCACCTGATCAACAGCCTGCCGGGCCTGGTCATGGTGTACGTGGTGTGGTCGCTGCCGTTCGCGCTGTGGATGCTGACCGGATACGTACGGGCGGTGCCGGCCGAGCTCGAAGAGGCCGCGGCCGTCGACGGCGCCGGCCGGCTGCGCACCCTGGTCTCGGTGACCGCGCCGCTGCTCGCGCCGGGCCTCGTCGCCACCGCGCTCTTCGCCTTCATCACCGCCTGGAACGAGTTCTTCTTCGCCCTCGTGCTCCTCAAGACCCCGGAGAAACAGACCCTGCCCGTGGTCCTCACCCACTTCCTCGGCGCGGAGGGCGCCGCCGACCTCGGCCCGCTCGCCGCCGCGGCCTTCCTCGCGACCCTGCCGTCCCTGGTCGTCTTCGCCCTCATCCAGCGCCGGATCACCGGCGGCATGCTCGCCGGGGCGGTGAAGTCATGAGGCGGGTACGGCGGTTGGCGCAGGCACGGCGGTTCGGGCGGGCGCGTCGGTTCGCGACCGCCGTCGCGGCGGCCGCCCTGCTGCTCACCGGGTCGGCGTGCACGGCGGACCAGCGGCCCGACGACGGCTCAGGCGTCGTCCGGCTCCGCTTCCAGTCCCTCGCCTGGCAGCAGGAGTCCGTCGACGCCAACAAGCAGCTCGTCGCCGAGTGGAACGCCGCCCACCCGGACATCCAGGTCGACTACGTACAGGGCAGCTGGGACTCCGTCCACGACCAGCTGCTCACCTCCTTCGAGGGCGGCGAGGCCCCCGACCTCGTCCACGACGCCTCCGACGACCTCGCCGACTTCGCCTACGGCGGCTATCTGGCCGATCTGCGCCCGCTGCTCTCCGTGCGGCTGCGTGCCGACATCCCCGCCGAGAGCTGGCGGACCACGACCTTCGGCGACGGCGTCTACGGCGTGCCGTTCCTCCAGGAACCGCGCATGATCATGGCCAACCGGAAGCTCCTCGCCGATGCCGGGGTGCGTGTCCCGACTGCCGAACAGCCGTGGAGCTGGGAGGAGTTCCGCAGCGTCGCCAAGGACCTCACGAAGATGATGGGCGGCGGCCGGTACGCGGTCGCCTGGCCGTTGAAGGAGCCGGTGTCCGTCTCGCTCAACCTGGGGCTCTCGGCCGGCGGGCGGCTCTTCCACCGGGGCGCCGACGACAAGGTGACCCTTCGCTTCGAGGACGCCGACGCGGTGGTGCCCGGCACCATCCGGGCCATGGTCGGCACCGACCGCACCGCCTCCCCGGCCACCCTCGGCAGCGGCGGCTCCGACACCCTGCCCGGCTTCTTCGGCGGCCGGTACGCGATGGTGCCGCTGGGCTTCTCGTACCGGCAGCAGATCGTCCAGCAGGCGCCCGAGGGCTTCGACTGGACCGTGCTCCCGGCCCCTGCCGGGGCGGGCGGACTCGCGCAGGGCGTCAGCCCGCAGACGCTCTCCATCGCCGCCGACAGCCCGCACAAGAAGGAAGCCGCCGCCTTCCTGGAGTTCTTCCTCCAGCCGCGCAACACCGTGCGGCTCGCGCTCGGCGACTGGATGCTGCCCACCTCCACCACCGCGCTCGCCGATCCCGCCCTGCACACCCCGGAGTTCGGCTGGGCCACCGGCGCGGCCGTCGCCCAGGCCCTGCGCCCGGCGCCCGCGCAGTCGGTGCGCGGCTACCCGGAGTGGAAGGACAAGGTGGCCACCCCCGCCTTCCAGGAGTACTACAGCGGGGCCATCGGCACGGAGGAGTTGAGGCGGCGTCTGGTTACCGATGGAAACAGGGTGTTGGCCCGCTACCAGCGCGACTGATCACCCGTCCCGCCCCTCCCGAGACGGCCCCCAGGTCGTCCAAGTCGCCCGAGTCAAGGGGGGAGTTGGGGAGATTTTCCACCCTTCTCATTAAGAAGCCTTGTTGGATAAGTCACAGGTCCGAGAAGGGGTTTATTTGCACTCGTCAATGGGACAGGGTTTCGAACGAGCGACCGGAGAGTTTGCGTCCGATGGCTCAACCCCCCACAAATCCTGACGAGGAGACCCCTCTTCATGGCAATACACAAGCGTGTCCGCCGGACCCGTTACATCGCCGTCACGACCGCGATCGCGGCCGTCGCCGGAGTCACCGTCCTCTACGGCCCGTTCGCCGGTGCGGCCCCCGCGCCCGCCGAAGGAACGGTCTACGGACTCGGTGTCGAAGGCGCCGTCGCCGGCAGCTACGTCGTGCTGCTCGACGAGAAGACCAACCAGGCCGGGAAGACCGACCTCGCGAGGGAGTACGGCGGCACCCTGCGCCGCAGCTACGACTCCGCCGTCAACGGCTTCTCGGTGAACGGACTCACGGAGACCGAGGCCAAGCGCCTCGCCGCCGACCCGTCCGTCGCCAAGGTGGTGCAGAACCGCACGTTCAGCATCAAGGAGACCCAGGAGAACCCGCCGTCGTGGGGCCTCGACCGGGTCGACCAGACCGAGACCGCCGGCGACGACAAGTACACGTACCCCGACAGTGCGGGCGAGGGCGTCACCGCGTACGTCATCGACACCGGCGTCCGCATCAGCCACCAGGACTTCGGCGGCCGGGCCTCCTACGGCTTCGACGCCGTGGAGAACGACGACGAGGCCCAGGACGGCAACGGCCACGGCACCCATGTCGCGGGCACCATCGCCGGCTCCTCCCACGGCATCGCCAAGAAGGCGAAGATCGTCGCCGTCCGCGTCCTCGACGACAACGGCTCCGGCACCACCGAGCAGGTCGTCGCCGGCATCGACTGGGTCACCAAGAACCACCAGGGCCCGTCCGTCGCCAACATGAGCCTCGGCGGCGGGGCCGACCCGGCCCTCGACGACGCGGTCAAGAAGGCCATCGCCTCCGGCGTGACCTTCGGCGTCGCCGCCGGCAACGAGTCCTCCGACGCCGGCGAGGGCTCCCCGTCCCGCGTGCCGGAGGCGATCACCGTCGCCTCCTCCACCAAGGACGACGAGCAGTCCAGCTTCTCCAACTTCGGCTCGGTCGTGGACCTCTACGCCCCGGGCTCGGACATCACCTCCGCCTGGAACGACAGCGACACCGGGACCAAGACCATCTCCGGTACGTCGATGGCCACCCCGCACGTGGTCGGCGCCGCCGCCGTCTACCTGGCCGGCCACCCCGACGCCACCCCGGACCAGGTCGCCGA from Streptomyces fradiae includes:
- a CDS encoding carbohydrate ABC transporter permease, producing the protein MSAFRTRGAARAGQYAALLAYLVFLAFPFLWLVSTAFKPATELGSLHPTWIPRDPTLANFRQAFEEQPLLRAAGNSLLAAVAAALIAVAVATPMAYVLARHRSRLTAAATGWVVVSQAFPFVLLIIPLFLVLKNLHLINSLPGLVMVYVVWSLPFALWMLTGYVRAVPAELEEAAAVDGAGRLRTLVSVTAPLLAPGLVATALFAFITAWNEFFFALVLLKTPEKQTLPVVLTHFLGAEGAADLGPLAAAAFLATLPSLVVFALIQRRITGGMLAGAVKS
- a CDS encoding copper amine oxidase codes for the protein MSSSRLRHARTARTTGAVLAAGALLGAATATATPASAAPAAPAAPAPPPAADCSAAYRVEQKLDGGTVWRMCWRYSTDSGLILDKVTYQPPGERAPIRVLNSAKLAQIHVPYDDGNAEYDDLTGAGFGWGLQGLKPGECPGGTITSVKVPDVGKVNGLCTTTRARGHAYRMAADSPGKVWQAQGKDLLVYTVNKVGWYEYISEWRFSSDGMISANVGATGSLSPVDYNATDGRGWPIGKGARDYATSHAHNVFWKLDFGLDGNSKGRVEQFDSKVTPPARDGSPTVKTTRTVVTKELAGDAKNMRWWRVVSQNGKNKDGHARSYEIVPGHTNTYAGRPFTKHDVYFTQARACEQFASNNILDCGRNAPTSVDKWVNGETLTNPAVWVNIGFHHIARDEDQQPMPVHWQGFQLAPRDVTAMNPLTPADLAGQNGAPNLGS
- a CDS encoding phosphotransferase enzyme family protein, whose product is MDEARAREILAAAGLRAAGATLLALGENAVFALGDLVVKVGRDAELLPRAERELALAGWLESAGVPAVRAAEPKPLLAEGHPVTIWHRLPEAVRPSEPRDLAPLLRAVHALPEPAGLDLPRRELLAGVERWLRLAGDAIDPADAAYLRERRDAFAPTAAALVPHLTPGPIHGDALPRNVHVGPDGPVLVDLETFSSDLREHDLVVLALSRDRYGLDPAAYDAFTTAYGWDVREWEGCAVLRGARETASCAWVAQHAPTNPKALAEFERRVASLRDGDPEVRWYPF
- a CDS encoding exonuclease domain-containing protein codes for the protein MAWYGEELAGFDLETTGTEPLEARIVTASVVGVHGGEVVRRQDWLADPGIRIPAQASAIHGISNERAAAEGRPVREVADEIADTLTDYWRRGVPVVAYNASFDLTLLSAELRRHGLPSLDERLGGQGMGPVLDPYTIDRAVDRYRRGKRTLEAVCGEYGVELTAAHQAAADALAAVRVAIAIAERHASVAALDPARLHERQIVWYREWAEDFQAFLRRKGDPEAVVNPVWPLREPAPVAG
- a CDS encoding SAV2148 family HEPN domain-containing protein; protein product: MSSGGLELPPGEAGHDGGPADPGEVPPGAVSVARPVEIGAELEWGAEAWSEVRTRAQRAGRAYIWLNLVEQRLRAVVAAVLRPVYEPVHGEEWVVAAAGPAGQEWVQRAVAVREVSRRKGYLLDPADDNVLSFLTLPQLRELMVQHWPCFEPYFDDRREVELALDELEVTRNVVSRNRALSLTVLAQSERASARLLEILGSGAGVPSADRLPVDAVEDLVGDRYADVVSVHPDRVRLQRQLPAEDLFGGARRLDATGIGLNLLVQNFSGRRMVHLAESGCRIRLLFLNPASSAVKRRERELGLKKGELSRSVEMNILHMRRVRSRLRDPGAFQIHVFDETPRFTAYLVDGDGPDGVAVVQSYLRKARGMEAPVFVLRGGGRTVVRAGQGPDTGAEHGLFSTYREEFESVWLDSRPVS
- a CDS encoding ABC transporter substrate-binding protein is translated as MRRVRRLAQARRFGRARRFATAVAAAALLLTGSACTADQRPDDGSGVVRLRFQSLAWQQESVDANKQLVAEWNAAHPDIQVDYVQGSWDSVHDQLLTSFEGGEAPDLVHDASDDLADFAYGGYLADLRPLLSVRLRADIPAESWRTTTFGDGVYGVPFLQEPRMIMANRKLLADAGVRVPTAEQPWSWEEFRSVAKDLTKMMGGGRYAVAWPLKEPVSVSLNLGLSAGGRLFHRGADDKVTLRFEDADAVVPGTIRAMVGTDRTASPATLGSGGSDTLPGFFGGRYAMVPLGFSYRQQIVQQAPEGFDWTVLPAPAGAGGLAQGVSPQTLSIAADSPHKKEAAAFLEFFLQPRNTVRLALGDWMLPTSTTALADPALHTPEFGWATGAAVAQALRPAPAQSVRGYPEWKDKVATPAFQEYYSGAIGTEELRRRLVTDGNRVLARYQRD
- a CDS encoding S8 family peptidase yields the protein MAIHKRVRRTRYIAVTTAIAAVAGVTVLYGPFAGAAPAPAEGTVYGLGVEGAVAGSYVVLLDEKTNQAGKTDLAREYGGTLRRSYDSAVNGFSVNGLTETEAKRLAADPSVAKVVQNRTFSIKETQENPPSWGLDRVDQTETAGDDKYTYPDSAGEGVTAYVIDTGVRISHQDFGGRASYGFDAVENDDEAQDGNGHGTHVAGTIAGSSHGIAKKAKIVAVRVLDDNGSGTTEQVVAGIDWVTKNHQGPSVANMSLGGGADPALDDAVKKAIASGVTFGVAAGNESSDAGEGSPSRVPEAITVASSTKDDEQSSFSNFGSVVDLYAPGSDITSAWNDSDTGTKTISGTSMATPHVVGAAAVYLAGHPDATPDQVAEALVGGATPDKIGNASPGTANKLLKIVE
- a CDS encoding Tat pathway signal sequence domain protein yields the protein MAVTGTAVAVAVTLPGSAGADEAPRGTAAATGPTAAGGTGTPGEPAADGPAPGPAALAAAPPEGAKGVGTDPLTDDELKRAEALALTPPAASAQRNTGGGRGPQRLGTELADPRPGEETGGPRRAVVRLYDYGRDELVTKTVNLDTGKVEASGAQRGVQPSAHPEELKAALRLILDSPLGKGVKDDYKDATGKELTGPDQLWFNGDVYRTYREKDVPPQLAKCGEHRCVRLVTKVLNGAWIDTRGLIVDLSARTVTRVG
- a CDS encoding carbohydrate ABC transporter permease, which gives rise to MTTAPKRSAARSTAPARPPGPGRDFGAWFLVLPALLPILVLSVGPLLYGIGLAFTDAQSGRTQATRWIGTLNFQDLLHDTLFWESFRIGLLWAVGVTVPQFLLSLGLALLLNQELKLRWLARALAIVPWAMPEVVVGIMWRLVYNPDAGVLNETLRDLGLGDGRAWLSGLGTALPAVIVVGVWAGMPQTTVALLAGVQNTPRELHEAAALDGAGAWRRFRTVTWPALRPVALAITSLNFIWNFNSFALVYVLTNGGPGGRTRLPMLFAYEEAFRYGQFGYAAAMGCVLVAVVSVLLALYLVGRLKGDQDR
- a CDS encoding alpha/beta fold hydrolase, which encodes MRMELSDVTLDVEVSGEGPVVLLLHGFPDSHRLWRHQIPALNAAGFRTIAPTLRGFGGSDRPEGGPEAYHPAKHVGDVLELLARLDVDRFHLVGHDWGSGIAQALAQVAPERVASLTILSVGHIGAVRGAGWEQKQRSWYMLLFQLADVAETWLAHDDYANLREMLAEHPDAEAVLEPLRRPGGLTAALNIYRSGLPAEVQFAPELPLSPLPEQVPVLGVWSTGDRFLTERSMTDSAEHVAGSWRYERVEDAGHWLQFDQPEKVNELLLSFLKENG